One genomic segment of Pseudoalteromonas sp. GCY includes these proteins:
- a CDS encoding SURF1 family protein: MDLGALFKGRSKPPILAALIVVLLCGSLSYWQWQRAQQKHVLQHKIEIEKSLGVANEQQVTSQPLTQYVNAEVSITGSFVGDAVWYLDNQVVKGRVGFDVIGIIKISETDEYLAVNLGFVPQQASRVPTVYSLPSGSVSLPVYIKSGASKRFTLAKSAAEEATKQSVIQYIDVDYLSAESGKPLLPLIAYMTKNRLAGTEPHYQPIVMSPQKHEAYALQWLLIALAAVVIGWKLSKKENKNV; this comes from the coding sequence ATGGATTTAGGTGCACTTTTTAAAGGTAGATCAAAACCCCCCATATTGGCAGCATTAATCGTTGTTCTCTTATGTGGCTCGCTCTCTTATTGGCAGTGGCAAAGAGCACAACAAAAACATGTGTTGCAGCATAAAATTGAGATTGAAAAATCGCTAGGCGTTGCTAATGAGCAGCAAGTAACATCCCAGCCGCTCACTCAATATGTTAATGCTGAAGTGTCGATTACAGGGAGTTTTGTAGGCGATGCGGTTTGGTATTTAGATAATCAAGTCGTGAAAGGCCGAGTCGGTTTTGATGTAATTGGCATTATTAAAATTTCCGAAACTGATGAGTATCTAGCTGTGAACTTAGGCTTTGTGCCACAGCAGGCTAGTCGCGTACCTACCGTTTACTCTCTTCCAAGTGGTAGTGTCTCTCTACCTGTCTATATCAAATCTGGTGCTAGTAAGCGGTTCACCTTAGCTAAGTCTGCGGCAGAGGAGGCAACAAAACAATCTGTGATCCAGTATATTGATGTTGATTACTTATCTGCGGAGTCAGGTAAACCTCTTTTACCTCTAATTGCCTACATGACTAAAAACAGACTAGCTGGGACTGAGCCCCATTATCAACCGATAGTAATGTCACCGCAAAAACATGAAGCTTATGCTTTGCAGTGGTTGCTTATTGCCTTGGCCGCGGTAGTAATTGGCTGGAAACTTTCAAAAAAGGAGAATAAAAATGTCTAG
- a CDS encoding cytochrome c oxidase assembly protein: protein MQHGRLLKKLILLTLGMFAFAFALVPLYDVFCDVTGLNGKPSMEIAKQSESIAQSRQVDVSFTTHSQSQAPFKVDAVEHSVRVTPGKLTDVKFIAKNLSDSERVLQAIPSVSPGKAAKYLHKMACFCFDQQPMKGKEEVEFVLRFYVDTELPSDVEELTLSYTLFDITERVSKQDSDGLNMLAALEEFKYEP, encoded by the coding sequence ATGCAACATGGACGCCTGCTTAAGAAGCTTATTTTGTTGACGCTAGGCATGTTTGCTTTTGCCTTTGCGCTGGTTCCTCTATACGACGTTTTTTGTGATGTCACAGGTCTAAATGGTAAGCCATCCATGGAAATCGCAAAGCAGAGCGAGTCAATTGCACAAAGTCGACAAGTAGATGTGAGCTTCACAACGCATAGTCAAAGCCAGGCGCCATTTAAGGTCGATGCAGTCGAGCATTCGGTTAGGGTTACACCAGGTAAGCTAACCGATGTCAAATTTATTGCAAAAAACTTGAGTGATAGTGAGCGTGTGTTGCAAGCGATCCCTTCAGTGTCCCCAGGGAAAGCTGCAAAGTATTTACACAAAATGGCCTGCTTTTGTTTTGATCAGCAACCAATGAAAGGCAAAGAAGAAGTTGAGTTTGTCTTGAGGTTCTATGTAGATACGGAGCTCCCAAGTGATGTTGAGGAACTCACGCTTTCATATACGTTGTTTGATATTACAGAACGAGTTAGCAAACAAGACAGTGATGGACTGAATATGCTAGCCGCTCTAGAGGAGTTCAAATATGAACCATGA
- the ctaD gene encoding cytochrome c oxidase subunit I translates to MSAIVEEHSHHTAPKGLKRWLFTTNHKDIGTLYLLFSLTMFLIGGAMAMVIRAELFQPGLQLVDPHFFNQMTTVHGLIMVFGAVMPAFTGLANWMIPMMIGAPDMALPRMNNWSFWILPFAFAILLMSLFLEGGGPAFGWTFYAPLSTTYSNDNTAFFVFAIHIMGISSIMGAINVIVTIVNLRAPGMTWMKLPLFVWTWLITAFLLIAVMPVLAGAVTMVLTDKFFGTSFFDAAGGGDPVMFQHIFWFFGHPEVYIMILPAFGIISTIVPTFSRKKLFGYASMVYATASIALLSFVVWAHHMFTTGMPLAAELFFMYATMLISVPTGVKVFNWVATMWRGAISFEVPMLFAIAFIVLFTIGGFSGLMLAITPADFQYHDTYFVVAHFHYVLVTGAVFSIMAAAYYWLPKWTGHMFDIRLAKFHFWLSLVSVNVLFFPMHFVGLAGMPRRIPDYALQFADFNAIISIGGFAFGLSQLLFVAVVYKCIKGGEQAPGKVWDGAEGLEWQIPSPAPYHTFSTPPEIK, encoded by the coding sequence ATGAGTGCCATCGTAGAAGAACATTCACACCATACGGCTCCCAAAGGCTTAAAGCGCTGGCTGTTTACCACTAATCATAAAGACATTGGAACACTGTATTTATTGTTCTCACTAACCATGTTTTTAATTGGCGGTGCTATGGCGATGGTGATCCGAGCCGAGCTTTTCCAGCCTGGGTTACAGCTTGTAGATCCGCATTTTTTTAATCAAATGACGACAGTGCATGGACTAATAATGGTATTTGGCGCAGTAATGCCCGCATTTACTGGTCTTGCCAACTGGATGATCCCAATGATGATTGGTGCTCCTGATATGGCGCTACCGAGAATGAATAATTGGAGTTTTTGGATACTACCCTTTGCATTTGCAATTTTACTGATGTCATTATTTTTAGAAGGCGGTGGGCCTGCTTTCGGTTGGACTTTTTATGCGCCACTATCTACAACGTACAGCAATGACAATACCGCATTTTTTGTGTTTGCGATCCATATAATGGGCATTAGCTCTATTATGGGTGCTATCAACGTTATCGTGACCATAGTCAATCTTAGAGCTCCAGGTATGACATGGATGAAGTTGCCTTTATTTGTCTGGACTTGGCTGATAACTGCATTTCTTCTGATTGCTGTTATGCCTGTACTCGCTGGCGCTGTGACTATGGTATTGACCGACAAGTTCTTTGGAACGAGCTTTTTTGATGCAGCAGGTGGTGGTGATCCAGTTATGTTCCAGCATATATTCTGGTTCTTTGGCCATCCTGAAGTGTATATCATGATATTACCTGCTTTCGGCATAATCTCTACGATAGTACCGACATTTTCAAGAAAGAAACTGTTTGGCTACGCATCAATGGTTTATGCAACCGCTTCAATTGCACTGCTGTCGTTCGTCGTTTGGGCTCACCATATGTTTACAACCGGCATGCCTTTAGCTGCCGAGTTGTTTTTTATGTATGCAACTATGCTCATTTCAGTGCCTACTGGCGTTAAGGTTTTCAACTGGGTGGCTACAATGTGGCGAGGTGCCATTAGTTTTGAAGTGCCGATGCTTTTTGCCATTGCATTTATCGTACTTTTCACAATTGGTGGATTTTCCGGCTTGATGTTAGCGATTACACCCGCAGATTTCCAATATCACGATACCTACTTCGTTGTCGCGCATTTCCATTACGTGTTGGTCACAGGAGCTGTGTTTTCAATAATGGCCGCTGCATATTATTGGTTACCAAAGTGGACGGGGCACATGTTTGATATTAGATTGGCTAAATTTCACTTTTGGCTCTCCTTGGTTAGTGTGAACGTATTGTTCTTCCCAATGCACTTTGTTGGTCTTGCTGGCATGCCAAGGCGGATCCCTGATTATGCTCTACAGTTCGCTGATTTCAACGCGATCATTAGTATTGGAGGATTTGCTTTTGGTCTTTCTCAACTGTTGTTTGTTGCAGTAGTTTATAAATGTATAAAAGGTGGAGAACAGGCCCCTGGGAAAGTCTGGGATGGGGCAGAAGGATTAGAGTGGCAAATACCATCTCCTGCTCCTTATCATACCTTTTCAACGCCACCGGAGATTAAGTAA
- a CDS encoding DUF2909 domain-containing protein has translation MLVMLKSEQQESMARLLQQRVYASIAVVLLICLAAQFGFIKLHSSPVVTTHKQIQTGTTKQHQQNANTKPQLEKQSGS, from the coding sequence ATGCTAGTCATGCTCAAGTCAGAGCAACAAGAGTCGATGGCGAGGCTATTGCAACAAAGAGTTTATGCATCAATAGCTGTCGTACTTCTAATCTGCCTTGCTGCTCAATTTGGCTTTATAAAACTACACTCTTCACCCGTTGTTACAACACATAAACAAATACAAACAGGCACAACCAAACAACATCAACAAAATGCCAATACCAAGCCCCAGCTTGAAAAGCAAAGTGGTTCTTAG
- a CDS encoding cytochrome c oxidase subunit 3 — translation MNHEQEKYYVPEQSPWPIVGAFALFFIAVGAGLTIIQLKSNSNSGVMLLLVGIAVLIYMIFGWFRNVIQESQTGLYSAQMDRSFKQGMGWFIFSEVMFFAAFFGALFYARMIAVPWLGGASNNASTNEVLWPQFEAVWPLLTTPDGTVTQAMGWQGLPLINTIILLASSVTLSFAHVALEKEQRAKVKAFLGLTVVLGVAFLTLQVEEYIHAYQDLGLTLQSGVYGNTFFLLTGFHGFHVTLGAIILFVIWIRVLKGHFTAKNHFAFQAGAWYWHFVDVVWLCLFVFVYVL, via the coding sequence ATGAACCATGAACAAGAAAAATATTACGTGCCTGAGCAAAGTCCATGGCCAATCGTCGGGGCTTTTGCACTTTTCTTTATCGCTGTTGGCGCTGGCCTAACGATTATTCAACTTAAATCAAACAGTAATAGCGGAGTAATGCTACTGCTCGTGGGTATTGCTGTGCTGATCTATATGATTTTTGGTTGGTTCAGGAATGTGATCCAAGAATCTCAAACTGGACTATATTCGGCCCAAATGGATCGTTCGTTCAAGCAAGGAATGGGATGGTTTATCTTTTCCGAGGTTATGTTTTTTGCTGCTTTTTTTGGTGCACTTTTTTATGCACGAATGATAGCTGTGCCGTGGTTAGGCGGTGCAAGTAATAACGCCAGCACCAACGAGGTTTTATGGCCTCAATTTGAAGCTGTATGGCCATTGCTCACAACTCCAGATGGAACTGTCACTCAAGCAATGGGTTGGCAGGGACTTCCGCTGATCAATACGATTATTCTATTAGCATCATCAGTAACTCTTAGCTTTGCTCATGTAGCTTTAGAAAAAGAGCAACGGGCGAAAGTGAAGGCGTTCTTAGGATTAACAGTAGTACTTGGCGTCGCATTCTTAACCTTGCAAGTGGAAGAGTATATTCACGCTTATCAAGATCTAGGGTTAACTCTCCAGTCGGGGGTTTACGGTAATACATTCTTTCTACTGACAGGATTTCATGGCTTTCATGTCACACTTGGCGCGATCATTCTTTTTGTTATATGGATCAGGGTGTTGAAGGGGCACTTTACCGCTAAGAACCACTTTGCTTTTCAAGCTGGGGCTTGGTATTGGCATTTTGTTGATGTTGTTTGGTTGTGCCTGTTTGTATTTGTTTATGTGTTGTAA
- the lexA gene encoding transcriptional repressor LexA, translated as MRPLTKRQEQIFELIKVFIKDTGMPPTRAEIADALGFKSANAAEEHLKALAKKGVIEMVPGASRGIRLVEDESEQLGLPIIGRVAAGEPILAEQHVESHCNVDASFFKPNADYLLRVNGMSMKDIGIMDGDLLAVHSTQVAENGQVIVARVEEDVTVKRFEKKGKKVLLHAENEEFKAIEVDLEHQNFSIEGLAVGVIRSADWM; from the coding sequence ATGCGTCCTCTAACAAAACGACAAGAACAAATCTTTGAATTAATAAAAGTATTCATAAAAGATACTGGCATGCCTCCAACTCGTGCTGAAATAGCTGATGCTTTGGGTTTTAAGAGTGCAAATGCAGCGGAAGAACATCTTAAGGCGCTTGCGAAAAAGGGAGTTATTGAAATGGTCCCTGGTGCAAGCCGTGGGATTCGACTTGTAGAGGATGAATCAGAGCAACTTGGTTTACCTATTATCGGCCGTGTTGCTGCTGGTGAGCCTATTCTGGCAGAGCAACATGTAGAAAGTCACTGTAATGTAGATGCGAGCTTTTTTAAACCTAATGCTGATTACCTTTTGAGAGTTAATGGTATGAGCATGAAGGATATTGGCATTATGGATGGTGATCTGCTAGCGGTTCACAGCACTCAGGTGGCTGAAAATGGCCAAGTGATAGTAGCTCGTGTAGAAGAGGACGTGACTGTTAAACGCTTTGAAAAGAAAGGAAAGAAAGTTTTGTTGCATGCTGAGAATGAAGAGTTTAAAGCGATTGAAGTGGATCTAGAGCATCAAAATTTCTCCATTGAAGGGTTAGCTGTAGGTGTGATTAGAAGCGCTGACTGGATGTAG
- the coxB gene encoding cytochrome c oxidase subunit II has product MKICRLVVAFIAVLIAMPSLANSAYNMRQGVTDISHQVYELHMTIFLICCVIGVIVFGIMFWALIKHRKSKGVVAAQFHESTKVEILWTAIPFLILIGMAIPATKTLIAMEDTSKADLTIKVTGSQWKWHYEYMGHDVEFYSLLSTPKDEISDLKEKNENYLLEVDKHLVIPTDRKVRFLMTSDDVIHSWWVPDFAVKKDANPGFINEAWTKVNDEGIYRGQCAELCGKDHGFMPVVVEAVSPDKFDSWLNYAKAEKAKAEAESQAVAQQTLSKQELMEVGEQTYMAYCAACHQPTGLGLPGVFPAMKGSKVVTGDIKDHIDILLLGRPGTAMQSFAKQLTIKQIAGVITYKRNSWGNDTGDVIQPSQIQREIDALEESK; this is encoded by the coding sequence ATGAAAATTTGTCGATTAGTTGTAGCATTCATCGCAGTGCTAATCGCCATGCCCTCACTTGCTAACAGCGCTTACAATATGAGGCAAGGCGTTACAGACATTAGTCATCAAGTGTATGAGCTTCACATGACCATATTTCTAATATGTTGCGTCATTGGAGTGATTGTATTTGGGATTATGTTTTGGGCGCTTATAAAACACAGAAAGTCAAAAGGCGTTGTTGCAGCGCAATTTCATGAAAGCACCAAAGTGGAAATACTTTGGACTGCTATTCCCTTCCTGATACTCATTGGTATGGCAATACCAGCTACAAAAACGCTTATTGCTATGGAAGATACGAGTAAAGCTGATCTGACCATTAAGGTCACAGGCTCTCAGTGGAAATGGCACTATGAGTACATGGGGCATGATGTTGAGTTCTATTCTTTACTCTCTACTCCGAAAGATGAAATTAGTGACCTTAAAGAAAAAAATGAAAATTACCTGCTTGAAGTCGATAAGCATTTAGTCATTCCCACCGATAGGAAAGTTCGCTTTTTGATGACCTCAGATGATGTCATCCATTCTTGGTGGGTGCCCGATTTTGCGGTGAAGAAGGATGCCAATCCGGGCTTTATAAATGAGGCATGGACTAAGGTAAACGATGAGGGAATTTATAGGGGGCAGTGTGCGGAATTATGTGGCAAAGATCACGGCTTTATGCCAGTCGTCGTCGAGGCTGTAAGTCCTGATAAATTTGATAGTTGGCTCAACTATGCTAAAGCCGAAAAAGCAAAGGCAGAAGCCGAGTCACAAGCAGTTGCCCAACAAACTCTTTCGAAACAAGAGTTAATGGAGGTCGGTGAACAAACTTACATGGCTTATTGTGCAGCTTGCCATCAACCTACGGGGCTTGGGCTACCAGGTGTCTTCCCTGCAATGAAAGGGAGTAAAGTCGTCACTGGAGATATTAAAGATCATATAGATATTTTGCTTTTAGGTCGTCCAGGAACTGCGATGCAATCTTTTGCAAAGCAATTAACAATCAAGCAGATCGCGGGGGTGATTACCTATAAAAGAAATAGCTGGGGTAATGACACAGGCGATGTTATTCAGCCAAGCCAAATACAGCGTGAGATAGATGCATTAGAGGAGAGTAAGTAA